Proteins from one Apis cerana isolate GH-2021 linkage group LG11, AcerK_1.0, whole genome shotgun sequence genomic window:
- the LOC107999290 gene encoding SHC-transforming protein 1 isoform X2 codes for MATGGSSFISKPARGWLHPDHLVSKEGITYTVKYIGCLEVYTSMKSLDFETRSCVAKECINRVCEAAGLKSADKKRRVDRKVLRAIADKPRMEHTGATINLTISSCSLALTNIENGHIIAKHEMPRISFASGGDTEILDFVAYVAKNMQEWRACYVLECGGGLAQDVISTIGQAFELRFKEFLTKPASLHPILNGIREADRDYYNDLPGKVPPDIGPPPVPPLPTSASTLPNLKHHHSVQNHISRSNVQNSGLHDTFSISSDRHHQQWAETGNLIDLNSDGTSTNFNIPPEHNYVNDSVIAATRENQRDQTSLFDVFDMQPFSSAISDMNKLSPHSQKQQLKQEIWFHGSVSRAEAESMLTRDGDFLVRESQGSPGQYVLTGMNNSTPKHLLLIDPEGVVRTKDRVFDSVSHLVNHHCDNVLPIISADSVLVLRYPIPRRTNN; via the exons ATGGCAACTGGAGGTAGTAGTTTTATAAGTAAACCAGCTAGAGGATGGTTACATCCTGATCATTTAGTGAGTAAAGAAGGAATTACTTATACTGTTAAA TATATAGGATGTCTAGAAGTATATACATCTATGAAAAGTTTAGATTTTGAAACAAGATCTTGTGTTGCCaa agaatGTATAAATAGAGTTTGTGAAGCAGCTGGTTTAAAATCtgcagataaaaaaagaagg gtgGATAGGAAAGTATTAAGAGCAATAGCAGATAAACCTCGCATGGAACATACAGGTgctacaataaatttaactattaGTAGCTGCAGTTTAGCTTTGACTAACATAGAAAATGGACATATTATTGCTAAACATGAAATGCCACGTATATCTTTTGCTTCAGGTGGAGATacg gAAATATTGGATTTTGTTGCATATGTTGCTAAAAACATGCAAGAATGGCGTGCTTGTTATGTATTAGAATGTGGTGGAGGATTAGCACAAGATGTTATATCCACTATTGGACAAGCTTTTGAATTAcgatttaaagaatttcttaCAAAACCAGCTTCATTAca tcCTATATTAAATGGCATACGAGAAGCAGACagagattattataatgatctgCCAGGTAAAGTACCACCAGATATTGGTCCTCCACCAGTTCCACCTTTACCAACTTCAGCATCAACTTTACCCAATTTGAAACATCATCATTCTGTTCAAAATCATATATCACGAAGCAATGTACAAAATTCTGGTTTACATGATACATTTTCTATCAGCTCTGATAGACATCATCAACAATGGGcag aaactggtaatttaattgatcTGAATTCTGATGGAACTTcaacaaatttcaatattcctcCTGaacataattatgtaaatgatAGTGTTATAGCAGCTACCAGAGAAAATCAACGTGATCAAACATCACTTTTTGATGTGTTTGATATGc agcCATTCAGTTCTGCAATATcagatatgaataaattaagtcCACATTCTCAAAAGCAACAATTAAAACAAGAGATATGGTTTCATGGTAGCGTTAGTCGTGCTGAAGCAGAATCAATGCTAACAAga gATGGTGACTTTTTAGTTAGAGAATCTCAAGGTTCGCCTGGACAATACGTTCTTACTGGTATGAATAATAGTACACCAAAACATTTATTACTAATTGATCCAGAAGGCGTA GTTCGCACAAAAGATCGCGTTTTCGATAGTGTTAGTCATTTAGTAAATCATCATTGTGACAATGTATTACCAATTATATCAGCAGATAGTGTTTTAGTACTTCGGTATCCAATTCCTAGACGTacgaataattga
- the LOC107999545 gene encoding odorant receptor 67a-like isoform X1, with product MLQKSNEQEYNAFDIAYYKTLKLYLTICGINPYQNNSISIIIIIMIISVCMSFLCPTSIQLWEAISNKDFDNIIQNIPQVITVIISMIKILNIYSNKIQFKKLFNSLVQDWKSLESKEELIMLNKFTQYGSKLALLYRRTLLTFLVIFLSLPLCNPILDVILPLNETRPRQNIFNVNYIILDNYEYFYIVYMHLSCSAAIIVIIIISVDSLYISIIYHACGLFAACGYQIQKLTKVHAIEKNGPNISNIDYEEFKQCVIMHYKCLQLYDVLEKCCRNLYLIQMGLNIMIISVTCVEVVVFLDRPEEAIRAVIYVIAQQFHLYAISLPGETLLNQSSKLADKIYDSEWYKIPMKVQKVLHIMQIRSNKPCILTAAGLYEMKIESFGITIKTCMSYFMMFLSLRE from the exons A TGTTACAGAAGAGCAACGAACAAGAATATAACGCATTCGatattgcatattataaaacgctcaaattatatttaacgatcTGTGGGATAAATCCGtatcaaaataatagtattagtataattataataatcatgatAATCTCCGTTTGCATGAGCTTTCTTTGTCCAACG TCTATACAATTATGGGAGGCCATAAGTAACAAAGATTTCGATAATATCATTCAGAATATACCTCAAGTAATTACAGTAATTATCAGCatgataaagatattaaatatctattctaACAAAATACAG tttaaaaaattatttaactcttTGGTACAAGATTGGAAATCATTAGAATCAAAGGAAGAATTAATCATGCTAAACAAATTTACTCAATATGGTAGTAAACTTGCACTCCTGTACAGGA gaactttattaacatttcttgtaatatttctctctcttcctttatgTAATCCCATTCTAGATGTTATTTTACCATTAAATGAAACTCGACCacgacaaaatatatttaatgttaattatataatcttagacaattatgaatatttttatatcgtatatatgcATTTATCTTGTTCTGCGGCTATTattgtgataataataatttcagtagattcgttatatatttctattatttatcatgCTTGCGGATTGTTTGCAGCATGTGG gtatcagattcaaaaattaacaaaagttcatgctattgaaaaaaatggacCTAACATAAGCAACATTGATTACGAAGAATTCAAACAATGTGTGATAATGCATTATAAATGTCTTCA ACTTTACGATGTACTCGAGAAGTGttgtagaaatttatatttgatccagatgggattaaatataatgattatcagCGTGACGTGTGTTGAA gtAGTTGTATTTTTAGATCGACCAGAAGAGGCCATCAGGGCTGTTATTTATGTTATCGCtcaacaatttcatttatacgcTATTAGTTTGCCTGGAGAAACATTACTCAATCAAAGCTCAAAATTAGCTGATAAAat ATATGATTCTGAATGGTACAAAATACCAATGAAAGTTCAAAAAGTGCTTCATATAATGCAAATTAGATCCAACAAACCATGTATATTAACAGCAGCGGGATtatacgaaatgaaaattgaaagtttCGGAATA acaATTAAAACATGTATGTCATATTTCATGATGTTTTTATCAttaagagaataa
- the LOC107999517 gene encoding crossover junction endonuclease MUS81 isoform X1 — MKRIKLKLKNPNPLFECWLEEWRKEAASRNSDLQYHFSKALAALKKYPLPLKSGKDCIILQHFGKKLCSMLDRKLEEYKAQNSDLINANDYTCEYCSHNEQNIVKRKSKVQTTTNEDFVHQRTELITFNDINLLSWNIENYAVLLILYKKFQDFYYSEYVTEVDLLSEIEELCGFATKTSILNLFEKNLISMISDHESIRYNLTEHGINISRKICEVTNIDAKSINSFEILSKIQTFLETLIIENLQVPTNNLNENNKKDCSKDIQNKNLNLELPTNKLNIDNTKIQKECSKSIPDKDSNNFSKIYKSKSAECIIIKNHREKFDENFEKQISKQNDDLIENVQEKTKNLQDKNHVDNLENKTSIDNFQKNIYLESSKFDIILLVDTQEISGGKTKPQHDDTIKELTKLDVLFEIRHLKVGDFAWIARCKRKKIELILPYIVERKRIDDLNASIIDGRFHEQKYRLKQSGITNLIYIIEDHEKNQKLTIPYSSLMQASINTLIQDDFSLKYTKSHKDSMFYLSSLTRILIKTFKDKNLIGCKKEIIKETNVKLLPSNISNNIYNLMEFEEFNKAASKCKVFKVNEMFIRQLLQLKGMSVDKALAIVEHYPTPRLLIDALHTSDCNGELLLANIQFGNRKRLIGSAISKTIYQLYTKKHFN; from the exons atgaaaagaataaaattaaagttaaaaaatccAAATCCATTATTTGAATGTTGGTTAGAAGAATGGAGAAAAGAAGCTGCATCCAGAAATTCCGATTTGCAATATCATTTTTCGAAAGCACTCGCTGCGCTGAAAAAATATCCCCTACCATTAAAGTCTGGAAaagattgtataatattacaacattttggaaaaaaattatgctcGATGTTAGATAGAAAACTCGAGGAATACAAAGCTCAAAATTCAGATTTAATAAATGCGAATGATTATACTTGTGAATATTGCAGCCACAATGAACAAAAtatagttaaaagaaaaagtaaagttCAAACAACTACAAATGAAGATTTTGTACATCAaaga acagaattaataacttttaatgatataaatttattgtcatggaatatagaaaattatgctgttttattgattttatataagaaatttcaggatttttattattcag AATATGTTACTGAAGTAGATTTATTATCTGAAATAGAAGAATTATGTGGTTTTGCAACAAAgacttcaattttaaatttatttgaaaaaaatttaatttccatgaTATCTGATCATGAATCAATTAG gTATAATCTTACAGAACAtggtataaatatttcaagaaagatATGTGAAGTTACAAATATTGATGcgaaatcaataaattcttttgaaatattaagtaaaattcaaacatttttggAGACAttgattatagaaaatttacaagttccaacaaataatttgaacgaaaataataaaaaagattgttctaaagatatacaaaataaaaatttaaatttagaacttccaacaaataaattgaatatcgataatactaaaatacaaaaagaatgTTCTAAGAGTATACCGGATaaagattcaaataatttttcaaaaatatataaatccaaATCTGcagaatgtattattataaaaaatcatagagaaaaatttgatgagAATTTTGAAAAGCAAATATCTAAACAAAATGATGATCTTATTGAAAATGTgcaagaaaaaacaaaaaatttacaagataaaaatcatgtggataatttagaaaataaaacatctattgataattttcaaaaaaatatttatttagaatcaagcaaatttgatataatattattagtagaTACACAAGAAATTTCTGG tggTAAAACAAAACCTCAACATGATGATACTATAAAGGAACTAACAAAACTTGatgtattatttgaaatacgtCATTTAAAAGTTGGTGATTTTGCATGGATTGCTagatgtaaaagaaaaaaaattgagttaATTTTACCTTATATAGTGGAAAGAAAACGAATAGATGATTTGAATGCAAGTATTATAGATGGAAGATTTCATGAAcagaaa tACAGACTAAAACAATCTGGAATTACAAATCTCATCTATATAATAGAGGATCATGAGAAGAATCAAAAATTGACAATACCATATTCATCTTTGATGCAAGCTTCTATTAATACTCTGATACAAGAtgatttttctctaaaatacACCAAGAGCCATAAAGAttctatgttttatttatcatcattaactagaattttgattaaaacttttaaa gaCAAGAATTTAATAGgttgcaaaaaagaaattattaaagaaacaaatgttaaattacttccttcaaatatttcaaataatatttataatctcatGGAATTTGAGGAATTTAATAAAGCAGCATCTAAATGCAAG gtGTTTAAAGTAAATGAAATGTTTATCCGTCaactattacaattaaaaggAATGTCTGTAGATAAAGCTTTAGCAATTGTAGAACATTATCCAACTCCACGATTGCTAATTGATGCTTTACATACATCTGACTGTAATGGAGAATTGTTATTagcaaatattcaatttggTAATAGAAAACGTCTTATAGGATCAGCAATTAgtaaaacaatttatcaactgtatacaaaaaaacattttaattaa
- the LOC107999290 gene encoding SHC-transforming protein 1 isoform X1, protein MFSVIEFCKNLEMATGGSSFISKPARGWLHPDHLVSKEGITYTVKYIGCLEVYTSMKSLDFETRSCVAKECINRVCEAAGLKSADKKRRVDRKVLRAIADKPRMEHTGATINLTISSCSLALTNIENGHIIAKHEMPRISFASGGDTEILDFVAYVAKNMQEWRACYVLECGGGLAQDVISTIGQAFELRFKEFLTKPASLHPILNGIREADRDYYNDLPGKVPPDIGPPPVPPLPTSASTLPNLKHHHSVQNHISRSNVQNSGLHDTFSISSDRHHQQWAETGNLIDLNSDGTSTNFNIPPEHNYVNDSVIAATRENQRDQTSLFDVFDMQPFSSAISDMNKLSPHSQKQQLKQEIWFHGSVSRAEAESMLTRDGDFLVRESQGSPGQYVLTGMNNSTPKHLLLIDPEGVVRTKDRVFDSVSHLVNHHCDNVLPIISADSVLVLRYPIPRRTNN, encoded by the exons ATGTTTAGCGTAATAGAATTTTGTAAG aatttAGAAATGGCAACTGGAGGTAGTAGTTTTATAAGTAAACCAGCTAGAGGATGGTTACATCCTGATCATTTAGTGAGTAAAGAAGGAATTACTTATACTGTTAAA TATATAGGATGTCTAGAAGTATATACATCTATGAAAAGTTTAGATTTTGAAACAAGATCTTGTGTTGCCaa agaatGTATAAATAGAGTTTGTGAAGCAGCTGGTTTAAAATCtgcagataaaaaaagaagg gtgGATAGGAAAGTATTAAGAGCAATAGCAGATAAACCTCGCATGGAACATACAGGTgctacaataaatttaactattaGTAGCTGCAGTTTAGCTTTGACTAACATAGAAAATGGACATATTATTGCTAAACATGAAATGCCACGTATATCTTTTGCTTCAGGTGGAGATacg gAAATATTGGATTTTGTTGCATATGTTGCTAAAAACATGCAAGAATGGCGTGCTTGTTATGTATTAGAATGTGGTGGAGGATTAGCACAAGATGTTATATCCACTATTGGACAAGCTTTTGAATTAcgatttaaagaatttcttaCAAAACCAGCTTCATTAca tcCTATATTAAATGGCATACGAGAAGCAGACagagattattataatgatctgCCAGGTAAAGTACCACCAGATATTGGTCCTCCACCAGTTCCACCTTTACCAACTTCAGCATCAACTTTACCCAATTTGAAACATCATCATTCTGTTCAAAATCATATATCACGAAGCAATGTACAAAATTCTGGTTTACATGATACATTTTCTATCAGCTCTGATAGACATCATCAACAATGGGcag aaactggtaatttaattgatcTGAATTCTGATGGAACTTcaacaaatttcaatattcctcCTGaacataattatgtaaatgatAGTGTTATAGCAGCTACCAGAGAAAATCAACGTGATCAAACATCACTTTTTGATGTGTTTGATATGc agcCATTCAGTTCTGCAATATcagatatgaataaattaagtcCACATTCTCAAAAGCAACAATTAAAACAAGAGATATGGTTTCATGGTAGCGTTAGTCGTGCTGAAGCAGAATCAATGCTAACAAga gATGGTGACTTTTTAGTTAGAGAATCTCAAGGTTCGCCTGGACAATACGTTCTTACTGGTATGAATAATAGTACACCAAAACATTTATTACTAATTGATCCAGAAGGCGTA GTTCGCACAAAAGATCGCGTTTTCGATAGTGTTAGTCATTTAGTAAATCATCATTGTGACAATGTATTACCAATTATATCAGCAGATAGTGTTTTAGTACTTCGGTATCCAATTCCTAGACGTacgaataattga
- the LOC107999517 gene encoding crossover junction endonuclease MUS81 isoform X2, whose protein sequence is MKRIKLKLKNPNPLFECWLEEWRKEAASRNSDLQYHFSKALAALKKYPLPLKSGKDCIILQHFGKKLCSMLDRKLEEYKAQNSDLINANDYTCEYCSHNEQNIVKRKSKVQTTTNEDFVHQRTELITFNDINLLSWNIENYAVLLILYKKFQDFYYSEELCGFATKTSILNLFEKNLISMISDHESIRYNLTEHGINISRKICEVTNIDAKSINSFEILSKIQTFLETLIIENLQVPTNNLNENNKKDCSKDIQNKNLNLELPTNKLNIDNTKIQKECSKSIPDKDSNNFSKIYKSKSAECIIIKNHREKFDENFEKQISKQNDDLIENVQEKTKNLQDKNHVDNLENKTSIDNFQKNIYLESSKFDIILLVDTQEISGGKTKPQHDDTIKELTKLDVLFEIRHLKVGDFAWIARCKRKKIELILPYIVERKRIDDLNASIIDGRFHEQKYRLKQSGITNLIYIIEDHEKNQKLTIPYSSLMQASINTLIQDDFSLKYTKSHKDSMFYLSSLTRILIKTFKDKNLIGCKKEIIKETNVKLLPSNISNNIYNLMEFEEFNKAASKCKVFKVNEMFIRQLLQLKGMSVDKALAIVEHYPTPRLLIDALHTSDCNGELLLANIQFGNRKRLIGSAISKTIYQLYTKKHFN, encoded by the exons atgaaaagaataaaattaaagttaaaaaatccAAATCCATTATTTGAATGTTGGTTAGAAGAATGGAGAAAAGAAGCTGCATCCAGAAATTCCGATTTGCAATATCATTTTTCGAAAGCACTCGCTGCGCTGAAAAAATATCCCCTACCATTAAAGTCTGGAAaagattgtataatattacaacattttggaaaaaaattatgctcGATGTTAGATAGAAAACTCGAGGAATACAAAGCTCAAAATTCAGATTTAATAAATGCGAATGATTATACTTGTGAATATTGCAGCCACAATGAACAAAAtatagttaaaagaaaaagtaaagttCAAACAACTACAAATGAAGATTTTGTACATCAaaga acagaattaataacttttaatgatataaatttattgtcatggaatatagaaaattatgctgttttattgattttatataagaaatttcaggatttttattattcag AAGAATTATGTGGTTTTGCAACAAAgacttcaattttaaatttatttgaaaaaaatttaatttccatgaTATCTGATCATGAATCAATTAG gTATAATCTTACAGAACAtggtataaatatttcaagaaagatATGTGAAGTTACAAATATTGATGcgaaatcaataaattcttttgaaatattaagtaaaattcaaacatttttggAGACAttgattatagaaaatttacaagttccaacaaataatttgaacgaaaataataaaaaagattgttctaaagatatacaaaataaaaatttaaatttagaacttccaacaaataaattgaatatcgataatactaaaatacaaaaagaatgTTCTAAGAGTATACCGGATaaagattcaaataatttttcaaaaatatataaatccaaATCTGcagaatgtattattataaaaaatcatagagaaaaatttgatgagAATTTTGAAAAGCAAATATCTAAACAAAATGATGATCTTATTGAAAATGTgcaagaaaaaacaaaaaatttacaagataaaaatcatgtggataatttagaaaataaaacatctattgataattttcaaaaaaatatttatttagaatcaagcaaatttgatataatattattagtagaTACACAAGAAATTTCTGG tggTAAAACAAAACCTCAACATGATGATACTATAAAGGAACTAACAAAACTTGatgtattatttgaaatacgtCATTTAAAAGTTGGTGATTTTGCATGGATTGCTagatgtaaaagaaaaaaaattgagttaATTTTACCTTATATAGTGGAAAGAAAACGAATAGATGATTTGAATGCAAGTATTATAGATGGAAGATTTCATGAAcagaaa tACAGACTAAAACAATCTGGAATTACAAATCTCATCTATATAATAGAGGATCATGAGAAGAATCAAAAATTGACAATACCATATTCATCTTTGATGCAAGCTTCTATTAATACTCTGATACAAGAtgatttttctctaaaatacACCAAGAGCCATAAAGAttctatgttttatttatcatcattaactagaattttgattaaaacttttaaa gaCAAGAATTTAATAGgttgcaaaaaagaaattattaaagaaacaaatgttaaattacttccttcaaatatttcaaataatatttataatctcatGGAATTTGAGGAATTTAATAAAGCAGCATCTAAATGCAAG gtGTTTAAAGTAAATGAAATGTTTATCCGTCaactattacaattaaaaggAATGTCTGTAGATAAAGCTTTAGCAATTGTAGAACATTATCCAACTCCACGATTGCTAATTGATGCTTTACATACATCTGACTGTAATGGAGAATTGTTATTagcaaatattcaatttggTAATAGAAAACGTCTTATAGGATCAGCAATTAgtaaaacaatttatcaactgtatacaaaaaaacattttaattaa
- the LOC107999545 gene encoding odorant receptor 9a-like isoform X2, with translation MIISVCMSFLCPTSIQLWEAISNKDFDNIIQNIPQVITVIISMIKILNIYSNKIQFKKLFNSLVQDWKSLESKEELIMLNKFTQYGSKLALLYRRTLLTFLVIFLSLPLCNPILDVILPLNETRPRQNIFNVNYIILDNYEYFYIVYMHLSCSAAIIVIIIISVDSLYISIIYHACGLFAACGYQIQKLTKVHAIEKNGPNISNIDYEEFKQCVIMHYKCLQLYDVLEKCCRNLYLIQMGLNIMIISVTCVEVVVFLDRPEEAIRAVIYVIAQQFHLYAISLPGETLLNQSSKLADKIYDSEWYKIPMKVQKVLHIMQIRSNKPCILTAAGLYEMKIESFGITIKTCMSYFMMFLSLRE, from the exons atgatAATCTCCGTTTGCATGAGCTTTCTTTGTCCAACG TCTATACAATTATGGGAGGCCATAAGTAACAAAGATTTCGATAATATCATTCAGAATATACCTCAAGTAATTACAGTAATTATCAGCatgataaagatattaaatatctattctaACAAAATACAG tttaaaaaattatttaactcttTGGTACAAGATTGGAAATCATTAGAATCAAAGGAAGAATTAATCATGCTAAACAAATTTACTCAATATGGTAGTAAACTTGCACTCCTGTACAGGA gaactttattaacatttcttgtaatatttctctctcttcctttatgTAATCCCATTCTAGATGTTATTTTACCATTAAATGAAACTCGACCacgacaaaatatatttaatgttaattatataatcttagacaattatgaatatttttatatcgtatatatgcATTTATCTTGTTCTGCGGCTATTattgtgataataataatttcagtagattcgttatatatttctattatttatcatgCTTGCGGATTGTTTGCAGCATGTGG gtatcagattcaaaaattaacaaaagttcatgctattgaaaaaaatggacCTAACATAAGCAACATTGATTACGAAGAATTCAAACAATGTGTGATAATGCATTATAAATGTCTTCA ACTTTACGATGTACTCGAGAAGTGttgtagaaatttatatttgatccagatgggattaaatataatgattatcagCGTGACGTGTGTTGAA gtAGTTGTATTTTTAGATCGACCAGAAGAGGCCATCAGGGCTGTTATTTATGTTATCGCtcaacaatttcatttatacgcTATTAGTTTGCCTGGAGAAACATTACTCAATCAAAGCTCAAAATTAGCTGATAAAat ATATGATTCTGAATGGTACAAAATACCAATGAAAGTTCAAAAAGTGCTTCATATAATGCAAATTAGATCCAACAAACCATGTATATTAACAGCAGCGGGATtatacgaaatgaaaattgaaagtttCGGAATA acaATTAAAACATGTATGTCATATTTCATGATGTTTTTATCAttaagagaataa